In Passer domesticus isolate bPasDom1 chromosome 7, bPasDom1.hap1, whole genome shotgun sequence, one genomic interval encodes:
- the LOC135304719 gene encoding regulator of G-protein signaling 5, producing MCKGLAALPHTCLERAKEIKTKLGTLLQKPDSTIDFIIPYPEKPEKPPKAQKPSLEEALQWRDSLEKLLQNPYGLASFRSFLRSEFSEENAEFWVACEDYKKTKSPVKMAEKAKKIYEEFIQTEAPKEVNIDHFTKAVTMKNLVEPSPTSFDMAQKRIFALMEKDSLPRFVRSEFYHELIK from the exons ggccaagGAGATCAAGACAAAGCTGGGCACACTGCTCCAGAAGCCTGACTCAACCATTGACTTCATCATCCCCTACCCCGAGAAGCCAGAGAAGCCACCCAAGGCCCAGAA GCCCTCTCTGGAAGAGGCTCTGCAGTGGCGTGATTCCTTGGAGAAGCTCCTGCAAAACCCCT ATGGGCTCGCCAGCTTCCGCAGCTTCCTGCGCTCCGAGTTCAGCGAGGAGAACGCCGAGTTCTGGGTGGCCTGCGAGGACTACAAGAAAACCAAGTCTCCTGTGAAGATGGCAGAGAAGGCCAAAAAGATCTATGAGGAGTTCATCCAGACTGAGGCACCCAAAGAG GTGAACATCGACCACTTCACCAAGGCTGTGACCATGAAGAACCTGGTGGAGCCATCACCAACCAGCTTTGACATGGCCCAGAAGAGGATCTTTGCCCTGATGGAAAAAGACTCCCTGCCCAGATTTGTGCGGTCGGAGTTTTATCATGAGTTAATCAAGTAg